The Sinorhizobium alkalisoli genomic interval GCGAGTCAAATGGCAACAGTCGGTAATACCGCTTATGCCGGTCTGCTCCGACTGTCGCCGTCCCGCAACCTTTCAGCAACTCCTCGCCTCGATAATGCCCGCGCAATCGAGGACCGAATCGGATGGCCAAGGCAAATACCAGGAAGCGCAGGCGCAGCACGAAACGGAAGAGCAGCCGGGACGGCATGGCGCCGTGGTACCTTGCCGCGGTCGCTCTCATCGGCGGCATCGTCGCGCACGAGCATTGGGAAAAATTCAGTCGACTGCCGGGCGGGCGGGAGGTGGTGGCTCTGCTCTCCGAACCCGAAACGAAGCCGAAGCCGAAGCCCCCGACGCCTCGCATCGTCCGGCCGCAGGAGCATACCGGCTCGATCGCTCCGAAGCCCAAAGTGGCCGTGCCGCCGCCGATGGAAAGGCCCGTGGAACAGGCGGCGCCATTGCCGACCGGCCGCTCTGCCGACAGCACCACCTTCTATTTCTGCGGCATTCGTCACGACAATTGCGTGATCGATGGCGATTCCTTCCTCTTCAATGGCGAAAGAATCCTGATCGCCGATATTGACGCGCCGGAAACGAAGCTTGCGAAATGCGACGAGGAGCGCTCGCGCGGCGCGCACGCCAAGGCCCGGCTCAGAGAATTGCTGAACGCCGGCCAGTTCACGGTGGTCGATGCGCCGGCGGGTTTTGTCGACGGGGAAGCCGGCAAGCGACGGCTGGTGACGAGAAACGGAAGGTCGATTGGGGGCATTCTGCTTGCCGAGGGTCTGGTACGCAAACGGACCGCTCGGCCGGCCGCCTGGTGCGGCACGACGGCCCGCGTTTCGGGTTGACGAGACACGTCAGCGCGCGTGATCGGAGAGAACCTCTGCGATGAGGCACCGAGATCGCTCGATTTCGAGCCGATCATTGCCCATCATGCCGGCAGCGACAATCATCGCCTTCCAGAGAGTCCAGGCGCGCCCGCGCGTCCAGGTCCCTTCGTCGAGGGGAAGCACTGCGCGAAAAACCTCGCGGCTCTCGCCCTTGAACATCGTCCAGGCGATCGATAGGTCGCAGGCGGGGTCCCCGACGCCCGATGTGCCGAAGTCGATGACGGCGCTCAAGCGGCCGCCCTCCACCAGGAGATTGCCGGAGGCGACGTCGCCGTGGAACCAGACCGGGGAGCCGCTCCATTCGCTGGAAAGCGCCTCCTCCCACAGATCCCGCGCCGCGGCCGTATCGATCGTGCCGTCGAGCGCATCGAGCGCCCGGCGGGTCTGCTCGTCATAGACCGCCAGCGGCCCGCCGCGAAAGAAGTTGTGCGCACCCGGCGGCGGACCGCCATCCGCATCGATCGCCTGCAATTTTATGAGGAATGCGGCAAGCGCTGCGGCAAAGGCGGTGACATCGTCGATGACGGCATGGGTGGCGATCTCGCCTTCGCGCCATCGATAGACAGACCAGGGCCAGGGGTAGCCCTCGCCTGGACGTCCCAAGGCCAGTGGCGCGGGGATAGGCAGCGGCAGATGCGGCGCCAGAAGCGGCAGCCAGCGCTGCTCCTTCTCCACCTGCCGCACGTAGTGCGCAGCGCTCGGCAGTCGCACCGTCATGTGATCGCCGAGACGGAACGTCCGATTGTCCCAGCCGCCGAAGGCGACGGGCCTTACCGGCAGATCGGTCCATTGCGGGAACTGCTCCGCAACCAGGCGCCGGACCAGCGGCACATCGATCACGATCTCTTCGGCAGGGGATGACATGGCGAGACAACCTGTCGCTGAAAACCAACGCAGATCTTGCACGTCAAGCGTCAATCCCGCAACTCTACGGCCTCCACGTCCTCTGTTTCCTTCTGCGTGATCAAGCGGGCGCTGTGCTGGCCGCTCAGAAAGGTCCACAGCCAGCTCCAGGCGACCGCGAAACGGCTGCGGGTGCCGATCAGGAAATAAATGTGGGCGATGCCCCAGATCCACCAGGCGAGCGCACCCTTGAGCTTGATGCGGCCGAAATCGATGATGGCGGCGCGCCTGCCGATGGTGGCGAGGCTTCCCTGGTGGCGATAGCGGAACGGACCCGGCGCCGACCTTCCTTCGAGCCTGGCCCGGATCGTTTTGGCGACGAAAGCGCCCTGCTGCTTGGCGGCGGGCGCGATGCCCGGCACCGGCTTGCCGTCGGCCCGACTGACCGACGCGGTATCACCGATGACGAAGACCTCCGGATAGTCCGGCGCCGTCAGGTCCTTCCCGACCAGCGCGCGACCGGCGCGGTCGGCCGGAATGCCGAGCCAGTGCGCGGCGGGCGAAGCCTGAACGCCGGCCGCCCAGACGAGCGTGCAGCTCGGCACGAAGCGATCGCCGATCATCACGCCGGCAGCGCTGCAATCGGTCACCGGCGTTCCGGTCAGCACCTCGACGCCGAGCTCTTTCAATTCGCGCCCGGCATAGCCGGAAAGCGCTTCACTGAATGCGGGAAGAATGCGCGATCCCGCTTCTACGAGCACGATCCGCGCCCGACGCGTATCGATCCGGCGAAACTCGGGCGGCAAGATCCTGTGGGCCATTTCGGCGATGATGCCCGCAAGCTCGACCCCGGTCGGCCCGGCGCCGATAATGGTGAAGGTCAGCAGCGCATCGCGCCTCTCCGGATCCTGCTCGAGTTCCGCCCGCTCGAAGGCCAGGAGAATGCGGCGGCGAATGGTGGTCGCATCCTCGAGCGTCTTCAGCCCGGGCGCCACCGCTGCCCACTCGTCGTGGCCGAAATAGGCGTGGGTCGCGCCGGTCGCCAGGACCAGCGTGTCATAGGTAATCGCCTGCCCGCTTTCGAGCGAGACAGTCCGGGCAACGGGATCGACCCCGATCACTTCGCCGAGAAGCGTCGTCACCTCAGGGCGGTCCCGGTAGAGGCGGCGGATCGGCCAGGCGATTTCGGAGGTCGCCAGCACCGTCGTCGCGACCTGGTAGAGCAGCGGCTGGAACAGATGATGGTTGCGCCGGTCGATCAGGGTGATCCGAACCGCCGCGCCCTTGAGGTCATTGACCAGCTGCAACCCGCCAAAGCCGCCACCGACGACGACGACATGATGTCCTTCCGACATGGCTCCTGCCTCGCTTTCCGGATCAGCCTGCCTGCTCGAAGGCGAGGACGCAACCTCCAGTTCGGCAAGAGTTCCATGCCGGAGAAGCAAAGCTCATCTATCATTCGGCGTAGTCGACCGGCACGGCCGTGCCGCTTTTCAGCACTTCCATAGAAATCGAGGCGGAGACGTCGAAGAGCTCCACCTTCCGGACGATCTGTTTGTAGACGACGTCGTAATGCTCGACGCGCGGCAGCACGACCTTGACGATATAGTCATAATTGCCGGTCAGCCGATGCACTTCGACGATCTCGGGTATGTCGCTGATCACCCGCCGGAATTTCTCGATCCACTCATCCGAATGGTGCGCGGTCTTGATAAGCGCGAAAAGCGTCGTCGGTACACCCATCTTTTCCCGATCGAGCACCACGATCCGCCGCGCGACATAACCCGCTTCCTCCAGCCGCTGGATGCGGCGTGAACAGGCGGAAAGCGAAAGGTTCACGCGATCGGCAAGGTCGCCCATGGCGACGCTCGCATCCTCCTGCAGAAGCATGAGCAGCTTTCGGTCCCTGTCGTCCAGCACGCTCACCACTCCTCACGAACCAAAATAACGCGCTGATTGTTTGCACAAAATATTCACATTGCGCAACTTACTTGCGCGATTTGACCTGGTTACGCCCCTAAAACGCAAACACATTCCGGCAGCGCCGCGCCATAATCCGTTCGTCAAACCGGGTTGCAGTGGCAACGCTCACTCCGACTTTCGGTTCCGACGCTGCAATCGAAAACCAGGGGACGAGAGATGGCAAGGCGGAAAATCGGGGAATTGCGCAAGATCGGCCTGATCGGCGGCATGAGCTTTGAAAGCTCGGCAATCTACTATCGAATGGTCAACGAGGCCGTTCGCGCCCGGCTCGGCGCGCTGCACTCTGCCGAAGTCCTTCTCCACTCCTTCGATTTCCAGCGGATCGTCGACCTGCAGAAGGCCGGCCGCTGGGATGAGGCCGCCCGGCGCCTCTCCGAAGTCGCGCGAGGGCTGGAGTCGGCCGGCGCCGAGTGCGTGCTGATCTGCACCAACACCATGCATCTGATCGCGGACGCCGTTCAGGCGGCAGTCGGCGTGCCGCTCATAAACATCATCGACGAGACCGCGCTTCGGTTGAAGGCGGCCGAATGCCGCAAGCCGCTGCTGCTTGCCACGCGCTATACGATGGAACACGGCTTCTATGCCGAGCGCATGCGCGCGCACGGCATAGATGTGATGGTACCGGACGCCGAGGGACGCACGCTCACCCACAATGTCATATTCGACGAGCTCTGCGCCGGCCGCGTGCTGGACGCCTCGCGCGAGGCGCTTAGCGCATTGATCGAACAGGCGAAGTCGGCCGGCGCCGATGCCGTGATCCTCGGCTGCACCGAAATCTGCCTGATCCTCGACCCCGCCCGCCTGCCCCTGCGTGGCTTCGATTCCACTGCGATCCATGCCGAGGCCGCCGTCGAATTTGCCCTTGGCGCGGAGAGGATGCACGCCGCAGCCTGATATGAGACCGCCTTCAAGCGCCGTCTGGGGGCGCGAAGAAGCAGTTCATGTGATCTTCCGTCGGGTGCAGGCAGATGTGATAATCGCCGTCTCCTGACGGAATCTCATCCCCATAGGGGATCAGGAACATATGCTCCCTCGTCACCCTATAGTGGTCTCCGGGGCCGAGGATGACCAAAAACCCATGCTTTCCCTTCCGGACAGTGCCGCCCGGAATGCGCTGGCAGTCGCCGCCCTGATTACTCCCCTTGCAACAGGCCGGCGGGTACGCCCAGCCGCGTTCCGTATAATGCCCATGACCAGCGGCAGGGAAGGTGCCGATGGCGGCGGCGACAAGCAAGGCGGACCTGCGTGCCATTGGACGACTCCGATCAAGGGAGCGACCATCATTCGATACAGCGATTTTACGCCATCTGCTATTTTACGCCATCACGCCCGGACCGCTATTCACGCCACGTCGAACTCCGCACGCGCCCGGCGGATCGCTGCGTGATTTTCCACCGACCAGTCGACGAATAGTCTCAGCACCGAAAGGAACGAGCGGCCCAGATCGGTCAGGCCGTATTCGACGCTCGGCGGCTGCGTCGGGTAGACGGTGCGGCTCAAATAGCCGTCGCGCTGCAGGTCGCGCAGCGTCTGCGTCAGCATGCGCTGCGATATGTCCGGGATGAGCCGCCGAAGTTCGGAAAAGCGCAAGGGACCATCGGCCAGCGTCAGGATCATCAGCGAATTCCATTTGCCGCCTATGTGATCCATCACGTCACGCACCGGGCAATTGTCCATGTCCATCGGCACCCCGCCGACGAGGATTGCCCGCCTGCCCTCAACCTTCCCCGTCGCCTCGTTCATGACGGTTCCCTTTCCGTAACCACAGCAGAAAAAACTGCCTCCTTTACAGCTCTTACCAGATTACGGGATAAGAGCAACTCTCAAAAAGAGACCAGCATTCGTCATGAGCCCATAGACGCGGCTGGAGAGAAACGGAAAGGTAGACCATGGCTGAAACATTGCTCGTGACCGGTGCAGCAGGTCAGTTCGGCAGGCTTGTGCTCGATGCGCTCCTTGCCGCCGGCAAGACGAATCCCGCCAATATCATCGCCACCAGCCGCGACGCGGCCAAGCTAGCCGATTACGCCGCGCGGGGCGTGGAGACGCGCAGCGCCGACTTCGACGATCCCGCCTCGCTCGACACGGCCTTTGCCGGCGCCGACCGCATCCTGATCGTCTCGACCGACGTGCTGGACCAGCCTGGCAAGCGGCTGAAGCAGCACCTCGCCGCCGTCGCAGCCGCGAAGAAGGCAGGCGTCAAGCACATCCTCTATACCTCCATGCCGAACCCGGACCAATCGGTGATCCCCTTTGCCGCCGATCATCTCGGCACCGAAAACGCCATCAGGGCGACCGGCATCCCCCACACGATCCTGCGCAATGCCTGGTACATGGAAAACCTGTTCCTGGCGCTGCCGCATGCGCTCGCAAGCGGGCAATGGTTCTCGTCCGCCGGCAACGGCCGCATCTCGCACGTCGCCCGCGCCGATCTCGCCAGGGCCGCGGCTGCCGCACTGGAAGCGGGATCGAGCGAAAGCCGCACCTACACGCTGACCGGCTCTGGGGCCCGCACCACGGAAGAGATCGCCGCTCTCGCCGCCGCGGCGACGGGCAGGAAGCTGGATGTGGTCCAGATTTCCGACGAAGCGCTGGCGGGCGGCCTGAAGGGCGCCGGCCTGCCGGACTTCCTCGTCCCCATTCTGGTCTCCTTCGACGCCAACACCCGCGAGGGCCATTTCGATGTCGTCACCGACGATGTCGCCACCCTCACCGGCAAGGCCCCGCTCGGCCTCTCCGCCTTCCTCGAGGCGAACAAGGCCGCACTGGCGCAATGACCTGACCATGCAACGAGGATGGGCCCGGCCGGATCTGCCGGGCCTGTCGCTTACCCGACTTTGACGCCGAAGAGCCCACCCCCGCCACCCTCTCGCCTCAGCGCACCGTTATGCTCGCTATTGCTTGGTTTCGCGAGACGGGAGGAAGGACGATGCCGGCACCGCTCGATTTCTGGTTTTCGATAGGAAGTCCCTACACCTTTCTGGCCGTGATGCGGCTATCCGAGATCGCCGAAAGGGCGGCGGTCGAGGTTCGTTGGCGCGCCTTCGACGCTCGCGCAATCCAGGTCGAGGCGAACGATGCTCCTTTCGCCGACAGGCCGCTGAAGGCCACCTACATGTGGCGCGACATCGAAAGACAGGCGGCGAGATTCGGCCTGACCGTCCGCTTGCCGATCCCCTATCCGCTCGCCGAATTCGAACGGGCGAACCGCGTGGCCGCGCTCGCCGCCGGCGAAGGCTGGTGCCCCGCCTATGCGATCGCCAGCTACCGGCACTGGTTCGTCGACCGCGAGCCGGCCGGCGGCGAACCGAACCTCTCGGCGAGCATCAGGGAAGCGGGCCAGGACCCGGCTCGCGTGCTGGGACTGGCAAACTCGGAAGCCGGAATTGCGACGCTGGATGCCGCGACCAATGAAGCGAGAGAGATCGGCATCTTCGGCTCGCCTTCCTTCGTCGCCGACGGCGAACTGTTCTGGGGTCACGATCGCCTGGAAGATGCCATCGCATGGCAACACAACCTCGACCAAGGGAACCCGGGGTAGTGCGTGGTGGTGGAGGACGGGCACGCCGGATGAAGGGCAAAAATCTGCTCACGCCTTTCCCGCTCTCGCGCCGAGCCACCCATCCGCCGACAACTTCCCGGCTCCCCAGGTGACGATGGCAAGCGCCATCGCCGCCCAGGTCAGGTGAATCGGCCATCCATCCGGCACGGTGAGCTGAATGACGATGGTCATCGCCAGCAGTCCGAGCGCGGCAAGTCGGGTTGCAAGTCCCAGCACCAGCAGGGTCGGCAGCAGCACCTCGGCGCAGGCGACCACGAATGCCATCATGGCCGGCGCCGGATAGTCATAGGGCCCGCCCGGCAGATGCAGTTTGAACTCCGATGTGAAGAGAAGAACGGCAGTATCGTTCAGTTGCAGGAAGCCATCCCACTTGCTCATTCCGGAGCGCCAGAAGGGGACGGCCAGGCCGAAGCGCAAGGCAAGCTGGGCAAGGGATGCGGGCGCCAGGGCGGCAACGAGACCATCGATGCGGCCGAGCCAGCCGGCCCACCCTCCGGCCTCGGGGTTATCGAAGAGCTTTCGTATGGATGTCAGCATCTCATCCTCCATGGCGGATCGCCGCGAAGGCGCCCGCCTCGAGCATCGTGCGGATGGCGGCCGCGGGATCGAAATCCGCGTTTACCGCGCCTGCCGCGGAGGCCGCACGCTCCATCGTCTCCCCCGCGACCAGGCCGCCGAGAAACCGGTCGGCGCCCGGCGCAAGACGGCGCACCTCCACGTCGAGCGCCGGCCGCGTCACCAGAGCGCTCTCCGCGGCCGTCGTTTCGATCCGTCCAACCGGCCCACTGGCCCGGTTCACCGAAAAGATCGTCACCGCCGGATAGGCGGAGCGCACGATGCGCGTCGCCGGATGCGCTTCGAAGACGAGGTCCCCAAGCCGGTCCGGCGGCACCGCGGCAAGCTCGGCCGGCGACAGCACGGCACCGTCCGCCGCGTGATAGGCGTCGAGCCAGGCCCGCTCGATCCGCGCCACATCCGCCAGCCACGGCATGGATTGCGCATATTCGTAACGTTCGATGAAATCGGGAAAATCCCGGCCGTATTCGAAGAGAAGCGGCGATGTCGGCGGCGTCTCGCGAACGTGGAACCGCGCCATGGCGCGAAAGAACGCCTCTCCCGTGATGCGCAGGGTCGCCGGATATATGTCCGCGAGCGCGTTCATGAGACTGACGGTCACATTGTTGCGATAGACATTGAAGCGTCTGTCGGCCGCTTTGCCGTTCGGGCCGGCGACGAAGCCGGGCGTCGCGCAAGAAGGATCGAGCAGTCCGGACGTTAAGCCCTCCGCATAGCGGCCGCAGGCGGGTTCGGGCGACGATAAGCTAACCGAGCGCATGCATCTTCTCCTGTCCGAAGCTCGCCGCATGCCGGTCGAGGATCGACTGCGCCGCCTTCGCCTCGGCCTTCAAAACCGGCCAGTCGGGAATGGCGCTATCCCATTCGATGAGCGTCGGGATCGGGCCGCAGCGGCCGATGACGATGTCGAAGAGCCTCCACACCGCATCGGCGACCGGGCCGTCGTGGCTGTCGATCAAAAGAAGGTCGCCCTCGTCGTCCTGCTGCTCCGCGTGTCCGGCGAGGTGGATCTCGCCGACATCTTCGAGCGGATAGTCCGAAAGATAGTCGAGAGCGGAAAAACCGTGATTGGTCGCCGAGACGAAGACATTGTTGACGTCGAGCAGCAGGCCGCAGCCGGTGCGCCTGACGATCTCGCGGATGAAGGCGGTCTCGCTCATCGTCGATTCCTTGAACAGGAGGTAGGTCGAGGGATTTTCGATGAGGAGCCGCCGTCCGATCGCCTCCTGGACCTCGTCGATATGCTCCGAGACGCGCCGCAAGGTGGCCTCCGTATAGGGCAGCGGCAAGAGGTCGTTGTAATAGGCCGTGCTGTGAGTCGACCAGGCGAGATGCTCGGAGACGAGTTGCGGCTCGTATCGTTCGACAAGCGCCGCAAAGCGGGCGAGATGGGCCTTGTCCAGCGGCTGCGGACCGCCGATAGACATCGCGACGCCGTGGAGCGAGACGGGATGGTCCTCGCGGATGCGGAGAAGCGCCGCATGCGGCGGGCCGCCCGCGCCCATGTAGTTTTCGGCATGTACCTCGAAGAACCCGCGATCCTGCTCTTCGTCCGCAAGGATGGACGGCAGGTGCTGGTGCTTGAAGCTGGTGCCGGCCAGGCCGTCGATCGCGTGAGCCGGAAAGCGAAGGCCGGCCGACGCGCCGCGATCCGGGTGAATTGCCAATTCGGGCATCGATGCCTCCACTTTCCGGGTCTACTGCGTGTTTCCTGTCATCGACCTCGATTTAGGGACAAAGACATGCAGCAATTCAAAGTGCTAGAGCGGTGACGCGAACGCATGCGCATCCCGCTCCAGCGGTTGCGGCTTAAGACGGAACGTCGCGCGAAAGCGGCTCCATCGAGCCCATGCGGCCGCCCGGCAGTTCCATCGTCGTGCAGGTGCCGCCATCGACGAATTTCCAGGCATTGCCCTGGTAATCGACGGTCGAGGTGGCTTGGCAGGTCGTGCCCGGGCCGGCTGCGCAGTCATTCTGCCCCGCCAGCGCCACGCCGTAGCATTTCTCCTTGCCGGCATCCATGGCCGCCTTGACTTCGGCTTGCGACAGCGGCGCGGCGACAGCAAAGGATGACACGGCGGCCGCAACGGCGCCGGCCAGCATTGCCGAGTTGATCGAGGATTTCACAGACATGAGACTCTCCTGTTGATGGTTGTGGCGCCTCGCTTTCGGGGCCACGCAAAGCCTCATTCGTCGCCGATGCGGATGATGTTACATGTGCCCGTCTACACACATTCGTGAGCGCGAATTCGCAGGAATTCACCGCTACGTGCCTTGACTCCAGCTAGGCCCGCAAGCGTGATCGGCCGCCGCATGACACCGGGACCGCCAGTCTTCGCAAAGAACCGGGTCTTCGCCAAAATTTGCTGTAGCGCTCGTTCCAAAGTGGAGCACGGGACAAAGACATGCGGTAGACATTGCCCTTCCCGCGCAATACGCGGAAAATTGGGGCGGCGATGTAACAATCGGCGAAAGCCAGCGAATTGGGAGGAAGAAGGTGGACGACAAGGATCTCGCCGGACTTTTCCGCCTCGCCCTCGACGGCGACGAGCGGGCCTATGGCGATTTCCTTGAGCAGGCTGCGGAGCTCGTCCGCGCCTGGGCCCGACGGCGGACGACCTTCGGCGGCCTGGATCCGGAAGACATCGTCCAGGAAACCTTGCTGGCGATCCATATCAAGCGCCACACCTGGCGGAGCGATGGCCCCGTGATGCCGTGGCTCTATGCGGTTGCCAGGCACAAGCTCGTCGACGCCCTCAGGCGGATGGGGCGGCACTCATGGATCGAAATCGGCGAGTTGGAAGGTCAGCTTGCGGCCGAGGAAAGCGAGACCGCAATGAGCTGGGAGATCGACCGGGCACTCGAGACGCTGTCGCCCGGCCAGCGCTCGGTGGTGACGGCAATTTCGCTTGAGGGGCGCACGATAGCCGAGGCGGCAAGAAGCCTCGACATGAAGGAAACGGCAGTTCGCGTCGCGCTCCATCGCGGCCTTGCCGCCATTGCCAAGAGATTTGGACGCGACTGATGGAAACACAGGAGCTTATCAAGGTACTTGCGGCAGATGCCCGGCGGAGCGGCGTGCCGATGGCACTCGCCTGGTCCTTGGCTGCCTGGACTGCCGTCGCCACGGCCGCGATCGTCTTCTTCCTCCTGCTCGGCCCGCGAACGGATATCGCCAGCGCAGCGGAAACGGTTCGCTTCCTCTTCAAATTCGTCGTGACGACCGCGCTTGCGGCAAGCGCTTTTTCTCTCCTGCGCGCCCAGTCCCGACCGGAAACGGGCAGACGCGGATTGCTGCCCGGTCTCGCCATCGCGCCGGCGCTGCTGTTGGCGGCCGTCGGTGCCGAGCTCGCAGTCCTACCGCCCGGCACCTGGTCCGCGAGGCTCGTCGGAACCAACGCTTTCGTCTGCCTGACCTTCATCCCGCTGATCGGCCTCGGGCCGCTGGCCCTCATGCTCATCGCCCTGCGCCACGGCGCCCCGTCCCGTCCGAGACTGGCGGGTGCCATGGCCGGATTGACGGCCGGCGGTATCGCCGCGACCTTCTATGCCGCCCATTGCACCGACGATTCACCCCTGTTCGTGGCCACCTGGTATACAATCGCAATCGCCATGTTGACGCTGCTCGGCGCGGTTTGCGCGCACCGCGTCGCCCGCTGGTAGCCGCTACTGCATGTCTCCTTTAATCGACCTCGATTTAAGGACAAAGACATGCAGCAGTTCAAAGTGCTACAGCGACCTTTGCGCGTCTAATTAGACGCGCGGCGCCGTAGAAGGATCGGGAAAGTAAAGCGGCCTACGGCCGGCAATTAGGCGAGTGCCGGCGCGCTCGCTCGTCCTGTATCGGCGGGCACGGCAGGGAACCGTAGGAACAGAATACGCAACAATCCCCCTGTTTCGGCCGGAGCAGCAGGCCGCAGTGCTTGCAGGTGTAAAAATGCAGGCAGGCATCCGTCGGCATGGTCTCGGCCGATCGATGCCCGCAGGCTGGACAGGTCAGGATAGAGATCAATTCGCTCATGCGGAATGCCCTCTGCCACCTCCGCATGATCTTACTTCAAATCACCGCACTGCGCCGATATTCGTTCGCTCAGACGAAGGTGCGGCTGCTTTCCGCGC includes:
- a CDS encoding 2-hydroxychromene-2-carboxylate isomerase — translated: MPAPLDFWFSIGSPYTFLAVMRLSEIAERAAVEVRWRAFDARAIQVEANDAPFADRPLKATYMWRDIERQAARFGLTVRLPIPYPLAEFERANRVAALAAGEGWCPAYAIASYRHWFVDREPAGGEPNLSASIREAGQDPARVLGLANSEAGIATLDAATNEAREIGIFGSPSFVADGELFWGHDRLEDAIAWQHNLDQGNPG
- a CDS encoding thermonuclease family protein translates to MAKANTRKRRRSTKRKSSRDGMAPWYLAAVALIGGIVAHEHWEKFSRLPGGREVVALLSEPETKPKPKPPTPRIVRPQEHTGSIAPKPKVAVPPPMERPVEQAAPLPTGRSADSTTFYFCGIRHDNCVIDGDSFLFNGERILIADIDAPETKLAKCDEERSRGAHAKARLRELLNAGQFTVVDAPAGFVDGEAGKRRLVTRNGRSIGGILLAEGLVRKRTARPAAWCGTTARVSG
- a CDS encoding NmrA family NAD(P)-binding protein yields the protein MAETLLVTGAAGQFGRLVLDALLAAGKTNPANIIATSRDAAKLADYAARGVETRSADFDDPASLDTAFAGADRILIVSTDVLDQPGKRLKQHLAAVAAAKKAGVKHILYTSMPNPDQSVIPFAADHLGTENAIRATGIPHTILRNAWYMENLFLALPHALASGQWFSSAGNGRISHVARADLARAAAAALEAGSSESRTYTLTGSGARTTEEIAALAAAATGRKLDVVQISDEALAGGLKGAGLPDFLVPILVSFDANTREGHFDVVTDDVATLTGKAPLGLSAFLEANKAALAQ
- a CDS encoding winged helix-turn-helix transcriptional regulator; the protein is MNEATGKVEGRRAILVGGVPMDMDNCPVRDVMDHIGGKWNSLMILTLADGPLRFSELRRLIPDISQRMLTQTLRDLQRDGYLSRTVYPTQPPSVEYGLTDLGRSFLSVLRLFVDWSVENHAAIRRARAEFDVA
- a CDS encoding NAD(P)/FAD-dependent oxidoreductase produces the protein MSEGHHVVVVGGGFGGLQLVNDLKGAAVRITLIDRRNHHLFQPLLYQVATTVLATSEIAWPIRRLYRDRPEVTTLLGEVIGVDPVARTVSLESGQAITYDTLVLATGATHAYFGHDEWAAVAPGLKTLEDATTIRRRILLAFERAELEQDPERRDALLTFTIIGAGPTGVELAGIIAEMAHRILPPEFRRIDTRRARIVLVEAGSRILPAFSEALSGYAGRELKELGVEVLTGTPVTDCSAAGVMIGDRFVPSCTLVWAAGVQASPAAHWLGIPADRAGRALVGKDLTAPDYPEVFVIGDTASVSRADGKPVPGIAPAAKQQGAFVAKTIRARLEGRSAPGPFRYRHQGSLATIGRRAAIIDFGRIKLKGALAWWIWGIAHIYFLIGTRSRFAVAWSWLWTFLSGQHSARLITQKETEDVEAVELRD
- a CDS encoding DNA-binding domain-containing protein, producing MRSVSLSSPEPACGRYAEGLTSGLLDPSCATPGFVAGPNGKAADRRFNVYRNNVTVSLMNALADIYPATLRITGEAFFRAMARFHVRETPPTSPLLFEYGRDFPDFIERYEYAQSMPWLADVARIERAWLDAYHAADGAVLSPAELAAVPPDRLGDLVFEAHPATRIVRSAYPAVTIFSVNRASGPVGRIETTAAESALVTRPALDVEVRRLAPGADRFLGGLVAGETMERAASAAGAVNADFDPAAAIRTMLEAGAFAAIRHGG
- a CDS encoding Lrp/AsnC family transcriptional regulator, yielding MLDDRDRKLLMLLQEDASVAMGDLADRVNLSLSACSRRIQRLEEAGYVARRIVVLDREKMGVPTTLFALIKTAHHSDEWIEKFRRVISDIPEIVEVHRLTGNYDYIVKVVLPRVEHYDVVYKQIVRKVELFDVSASISMEVLKSGTAVPVDYAE
- a CDS encoding DUF692 domain-containing protein, producing the protein MPELAIHPDRGASAGLRFPAHAIDGLAGTSFKHQHLPSILADEEQDRGFFEVHAENYMGAGGPPHAALLRIREDHPVSLHGVAMSIGGPQPLDKAHLARFAALVERYEPQLVSEHLAWSTHSTAYYNDLLPLPYTEATLRRVSEHIDEVQEAIGRRLLIENPSTYLLFKESTMSETAFIREIVRRTGCGLLLDVNNVFVSATNHGFSALDYLSDYPLEDVGEIHLAGHAEQQDDEGDLLLIDSHDGPVADAVWRLFDIVIGRCGPIPTLIEWDSAIPDWPVLKAEAKAAQSILDRHAASFGQEKMHALG
- a CDS encoding aspartate/glutamate racemase family protein; amino-acid sequence: MARRKIGELRKIGLIGGMSFESSAIYYRMVNEAVRARLGALHSAEVLLHSFDFQRIVDLQKAGRWDEAARRLSEVARGLESAGAECVLICTNTMHLIADAVQAAVGVPLINIIDETALRLKAAECRKPLLLATRYTMEHGFYAERMRAHGIDVMVPDAEGRTLTHNVIFDELCAGRVLDASREALSALIEQAKSAGADAVILGCTEICLILDPARLPLRGFDSTAIHAEAAVEFALGAERMHAAA
- a CDS encoding sigma-70 family RNA polymerase sigma factor, which produces MDDKDLAGLFRLALDGDERAYGDFLEQAAELVRAWARRRTTFGGLDPEDIVQETLLAIHIKRHTWRSDGPVMPWLYAVARHKLVDALRRMGRHSWIEIGELEGQLAAEESETAMSWEIDRALETLSPGQRSVVTAISLEGRTIAEAARSLDMKETAVRVALHRGLAAIAKRFGRD
- a CDS encoding aminoglycoside phosphotransferase family protein, with the translated sequence MSSPAEEIVIDVPLVRRLVAEQFPQWTDLPVRPVAFGGWDNRTFRLGDHMTVRLPSAAHYVRQVEKEQRWLPLLAPHLPLPIPAPLALGRPGEGYPWPWSVYRWREGEIATHAVIDDVTAFAAALAAFLIKLQAIDADGGPPPGAHNFFRGGPLAVYDEQTRRALDALDGTIDTAAARDLWEEALSSEWSGSPVWFHGDVASGNLLVEGGRLSAVIDFGTSGVGDPACDLSIAWTMFKGESREVFRAVLPLDEGTWTRGRAWTLWKAMIVAAGMMGNDRLEIERSRCLIAEVLSDHAR
- a CDS encoding BufA1 family periplasmic bufferin-type metallophore encodes the protein MSVKSSINSAMLAGAVAAAVSSFAVAAPLSQAEVKAAMDAGKEKCYGVALAGQNDCAAGPGTTCQATSTVDYQGNAWKFVDGGTCTTMELPGGRMGSMEPLSRDVPS
- a CDS encoding DoxX family protein, which gives rise to MLTSIRKLFDNPEAGGWAGWLGRIDGLVAALAPASLAQLALRFGLAVPFWRSGMSKWDGFLQLNDTAVLLFTSEFKLHLPGGPYDYPAPAMMAFVVACAEVLLPTLLVLGLATRLAALGLLAMTIVIQLTVPDGWPIHLTWAAMALAIVTWGAGKLSADGWLGARAGKA